In Drosophila yakuba strain Tai18E2 chromosome X, Prin_Dyak_Tai18E2_2.1, whole genome shotgun sequence, a single genomic region encodes these proteins:
- the LOC6525402 gene encoding carbonic anhydrase-related protein 10, which produces MPSPGHHTSFCCSTAGFIACSAIVLLCSSEVLSSWEEWWTYDGISGPSFWGLINPQWNMCNKGRRQSPIDVVPDKLLFDPYLRPLHIDKHKVSGTLHNTGQSLVFRVDKDTKQHVNISGGPLAYRYQFEEIYIHYGTENVRGSEHFIQGYSFPGEIQIYGFNKELYHNMSEAQHKSQGIVGLSLMVQIGETPNPELRIITSTFNKVLYRGFSTPIRHISVRSLLPNTDHYITYEGSTTHPGCWESTVWIIVNKPIYITKQELYQLRRLMQGSESTPKAPLGNNARPVQSLHHRTVRTNIDFKRNKNQYACPSMYKDMYYRANRWSPDTGLLIR; this is translated from the exons ATGCCGTCGCCAGGACACCACACATCATTCTGCTGCTCCACGGCAGGATTTATCGCTTGCTCAGCAATCGTTCTGCTTTGCAGTTCCG AGGTCCTGTCCAGCTGGGAGGAGTGGTGGACATACGATGGCATATCCG gaCCAAGCTTCTGGGGCCTCATCAATCCGCAGTGGAATATGTGCAACAAGGGGCGCCGCCAATCGCCCATCGATGTGGTGCCCGACAAATTGCTCTTCGATCCATATCTGCGACCTCTGCACATCGACAAGCACAAG GTTTCCGGCACACTGCACAACACGGGCCAGTCGCTGGTCTTCCGCGTGGACAAGGACACCAAGCAGCACGTGAACATATCCGGTGGCCCACTGGCCTATCGCTACCAGTTCGAGGAGATCTACATACACTACGGCACCGAGAATGTGCGCGGTTCCGAGCACTTTATCCAGGGCTACAGCTTTCCCGGCGAG aTCCAAATCTATGGATTCAACAAGGAGCTGTACCACAACATGTCCGAGGCGCAGCACAAGTCGCAGGGCATCGTTGGCCTCTCGCTGATGGTGCAAATTGGCGAGACGCCCAATCCCGAGCTGCGCATCATCACGAGCACCTTCAACAAGGTGTTGTATAGAG GATTCTCGACGCCCATCAGGCACATATCCGTGAGGTCGCTGCTGCCGAACACGGATCACTACATCACCTACGAGGGCTCGACGACGCATCCGGGCTGCTGGGAGAGCACCGTGTGGATCATAGTTAATAAGCCCATCTATATCACCAAACAGGAG TTGTACCAACTCCGACGACTGATGCAAGGCTCCGAGAGTACCCCAAAAGCTCCACTAGGTAATAATGCGCGACCAGTGCAAAGTTTACACCATAGAACCGTAAGGACGAACATAGATTTTAAGCGAAACAAG AATCAATATGCGTGCCCTTCGATGTACAAGGATATGTACTATCGAGCGAATCGATGGTCACCGGACACGGGACTTTTGATACGTTGA
- the LOC6525401 gene encoding mitochondrial carrier homolog 2: MAHMEYNRRDAQAEGLELGGGGDADNSARMRRTTAPPMSAVQPLLMEPPLPAARAMRSSNQQQQQAVARDALASPEERCVRSELVPCRQVPVHGRPNQLVRFCLRVGYNALLYPYEMAKVLIQLGHEPLQARPFQLRLFQRRPRLFLPSVHRYVQHIQQMDGFTGIYRGLTARLAASIVDYLLGDLLLAVLHFAPYKRGPRQGLGLKELCWNLTRDSVRLATAVAISHPFYVVMVRQIAQFVGRERVYEGLLGSLMAVAQQQGCAGLFAGMVPRLLGEWSVLVVTSALSHLCRRLLPMSHTQQQYNAVVIQMLASLVVYPLEVTSACMAGAGAPLAACEPPNMPLYNHWVDCLTDLYARGGQNRGAVLFWRSVPRIQLLRHKDALTARTG, encoded by the coding sequence ATGGCCCACATGGAGTACAATCGTCGCGATGCCCAGGCAGAAGGATTGGAacttggtggtggtggcgatGCGGACAACAGTGCACGGATGCGacgcaccaccgcaccaccgaTGTCGGCGGTGCAGCCGCTGCTGATGGAGCCACCACTGCCAGCTGCCCGTGCCATGAGATCAtccaaccagcagcagcagcaggcagtTGCTCGGGATGCGTTGGCCAGTCCAGAGGAAAGATGTGTGAGATCGGAGTTGGTTCCATGCAGACAAGTGCCAGTCCATGGACGACCCAATCAGCTGGTGCGCTTCTGCCTGCGGGTGGGCTACAATGCGCTGCTGTATCCGTACGAGATGGCCAAGGTGCTCATCCAACTGGGCCATGAGCCGCTCCAGGCGCGACCCTTTCAACTGCGGCTGTTCCAGCGGCGGCCACGCCTCTTTCTGCCCAGTGTCCATCGGTATGTGCAGCACATCCAGCAAATGGATGGCTTCACTGGCATATATCGTGGACTGACCGCTCGCCTGGCCGCCAGCATAGTGGACTATTTACTGGGTGACCTACTGCTGGCTGTCCTGCACTTTGCCCCCTACAAGCGAGGACCCAGACAGGGATTGGGCCTCAAGGAGCTGTGCTGGAATCTCACGAGGGACAGCGTGCGTCTGGCCACCGCAGTGGCCATATCGCATCCCTTTTACGTGGTCATGGTGCGTCAGATAGCCCAGTTCGTTGGTCGCGAACGCGTCTACGAGGGACTCCTTGGCAGCCTGATGGCGGTGGCCCAACAGCAGGGCTGTGCTGGACTCTTTGCGGGCATGGTGCCACGCCTACTGGGCGAGTGGAGCGTCCTGGTGGTGACGAGCGCCCTGAGTCACCTTTGCCGTCGTCTCCTGCCGATGAGCCACACCCAGCAGCAGTACAATGCCGTCGTCATCCAGATGCTGGCCAGCCTGGTGGTGTATCCATTGGAGGTCACATCCGCCTGCATGGCTGGTGCCGGAGCACCACTGGCCGCCTGTGAGCCGCCAAACATGCCGCTCTACAACCACTGGGTCGACTGCCTCACGGATCTCTATGCCCGCGGTGGCCAAAACCGTGGAGCCGTGCTCTTCTGGCGCTCAGTGCCCAGGATCCAGTTGCTGCGCCACAAGGATGCACTCACTGCCAGGACGGGTTAG